Proteins encoded together in one Solidesulfovibrio fructosivorans JJ] window:
- a CDS encoding insulinase family protein: MSPTFGFTVLRDETLDEYAARAVLARHDRTGAQVLSLSLDDANKVFGISFRTPPANSTGVPHILEHSVLCGSRKYPVKEPFVELLKGSLQTFLNAFTYPDKTCYPVASTNLRDFYNLIDVYLDAVFYPRIPRHVFLQEGWHFEWNATKELTRSGVVFNEMKGAYSSPDSVLGEFSQRLLFPDTTYGVDSGGDPKVIPTLTYEEFKAFHDTYYHPSNARAFFSGDDDPDERLRILDDYFSSFDARPVDSHVAVQVPFTAPRDKEMPYAAAPGQADRGFVTVNWLLPETADQDLVLTLEVLEHVLIGLPSSPLRKALLDSGLGEDLAGGGLETELRQMYFSVGLKGIKTGTSPEVEKLIRGTLTWLADSGLPADAVEAGVNALEFALRENNTGSFPRGLSLMLRTLTTWLHDGDPLSPLRFSGPLDRLKTRLAAGEKVLEEAIRTYLLDNPHRVTLSLVPDTELDAKRLAEERADLDAVAAGLDEKGKKAIADAQEELRRLQETPDTPEDLATIPSLALDDLPVAETPIPEDMVERAPVSLFLHPLETSGIVYCDLGFPLSGVPDHLLPLVPLFGRALLELGTDRTDAVTLTRRIAAKTGGISREALVASRVGTGPDDALAKLVLRGKATLEKAQEFLDILEELISGTDFGNKERFAQMALEAKSRLERQLAPAGHATAGSRLRARYTLAGSVGERLRGVSQLFYLRELIDRIDTDYDAVRRDLETLRDVVLTREGAIAGLTVSPDAMAITETAVSGLLNRLPAAKPAPAAWSRPEVPPAEGIAIPAQVHYVGVGMDLSKTGWTFDGANLVAARHLRMAYLWDRVRVRGGAYGAFCALDRLAGQIVFVSYRDPNTDATIDTFRQAGRYLLEANLDAEEMTRAVIGTIGDIDAHMLPDAKGHVAMVRRLVGDTPEIRAAMRGQVLSASIRQFREFGEALEAAAKDAAIVVLGPTPSLDALSVPNLSRLDVL; encoded by the coding sequence ATGTCCCCCACTTTCGGATTCACCGTCCTTCGCGACGAGACCCTCGACGAATACGCCGCCAGGGCCGTCCTGGCCCGCCACGACCGCACCGGGGCGCAGGTCCTGTCGCTTTCCCTCGACGACGCCAACAAGGTCTTCGGCATAAGCTTCCGCACCCCGCCGGCCAATTCCACTGGCGTGCCCCACATCCTCGAGCACTCGGTGCTGTGCGGCTCGCGCAAGTACCCCGTCAAGGAACCGTTCGTGGAGCTGCTCAAGGGGTCGCTGCAGACCTTCCTCAATGCCTTCACCTATCCCGACAAGACCTGCTATCCCGTTGCGTCGACCAATCTGCGGGACTTCTACAACCTAATAGACGTGTATCTCGACGCCGTGTTCTACCCGCGCATTCCACGACACGTCTTCCTCCAGGAAGGCTGGCACTTCGAGTGGAACGCCACAAAGGAGCTGACGCGCAGCGGCGTGGTTTTCAACGAAATGAAGGGCGCCTACTCCTCGCCCGATTCCGTGCTCGGCGAGTTCTCCCAGCGTCTGCTCTTTCCGGACACCACCTACGGCGTGGATTCCGGCGGCGATCCCAAGGTGATCCCCACGCTTACCTACGAGGAATTCAAGGCCTTCCACGATACCTATTACCATCCTTCCAACGCCCGGGCCTTTTTCTCCGGCGACGACGACCCGGACGAACGCCTGCGCATCCTGGACGACTATTTCAGCAGCTTCGACGCCCGGCCGGTCGATTCCCACGTCGCGGTCCAGGTCCCCTTCACCGCCCCCCGCGACAAGGAGATGCCCTACGCCGCCGCGCCCGGCCAGGCCGACCGGGGCTTCGTCACCGTCAACTGGCTGTTGCCCGAGACCGCGGACCAGGACCTCGTGCTCACGTTGGAAGTCCTGGAGCACGTGCTGATCGGCCTGCCCTCCTCGCCGCTGCGAAAGGCGCTGCTCGACAGCGGCCTGGGCGAGGACCTGGCCGGCGGCGGCCTGGAAACCGAACTGCGCCAGATGTATTTCTCCGTGGGCCTCAAAGGCATCAAGACCGGCACGAGCCCGGAGGTGGAAAAGCTCATCCGGGGCACGCTCACCTGGCTGGCCGATTCCGGGCTGCCGGCCGACGCCGTGGAAGCCGGGGTCAACGCCCTGGAGTTCGCGCTGCGGGAAAACAACACCGGCTCGTTTCCGCGCGGACTCTCGCTCATGCTGCGTACGCTGACCACCTGGCTTCACGACGGCGACCCGCTTTCGCCGCTGCGCTTTTCCGGCCCCCTCGATCGCCTGAAGACCAGACTCGCCGCCGGCGAAAAGGTCCTCGAAGAGGCCATCCGCACCTACCTTCTGGACAATCCCCACCGCGTCACCCTGTCGCTGGTGCCCGACACCGAACTCGACGCCAAACGGCTGGCCGAGGAACGGGCCGACCTGGACGCCGTCGCCGCCGGCCTTGACGAAAAAGGGAAAAAGGCCATCGCCGACGCACAGGAGGAACTGCGCCGGCTCCAGGAAACCCCGGATACGCCGGAGGACCTGGCCACGATTCCGAGCCTCGCCCTGGACGACCTGCCGGTCGCCGAAACGCCCATTCCCGAGGACATGGTGGAACGCGCCCCGGTCTCCCTGTTTCTCCATCCCCTGGAGACCTCGGGCATCGTCTATTGCGACCTGGGTTTTCCCCTCTCCGGCGTGCCGGACCACCTTTTGCCCCTGGTGCCGCTTTTCGGCCGGGCGCTTTTGGAGCTCGGCACCGACCGCACCGACGCCGTGACCCTCACCCGGCGCATCGCGGCCAAGACCGGCGGCATCTCCCGCGAGGCGCTGGTGGCGAGCCGCGTGGGCACCGGCCCCGACGACGCATTGGCCAAGCTGGTGCTGCGGGGAAAGGCCACCTTGGAAAAAGCGCAGGAGTTTCTCGACATCCTCGAGGAACTCATCAGCGGCACGGACTTCGGCAACAAGGAACGCTTCGCCCAGATGGCCCTGGAGGCCAAATCGCGCCTGGAACGCCAGTTGGCCCCGGCCGGGCACGCCACGGCCGGATCGAGGCTGCGGGCCCGCTACACCCTGGCCGGAAGCGTGGGCGAACGCCTGCGCGGCGTGTCCCAGCTCTTCTATCTGCGCGAACTCATCGACCGCATCGACACGGATTACGACGCCGTGCGCCGCGACCTGGAGACCCTGCGCGACGTGGTGCTGACCCGCGAGGGGGCCATCGCCGGCCTGACCGTCTCCCCGGACGCCATGGCCATCACGGAAACCGCCGTGTCGGGACTTTTAAACCGCCTGCCCGCCGCCAAGCCCGCCCCGGCCGCCTGGAGCCGGCCCGAGGTGCCGCCGGCCGAGGGCATCGCCATCCCGGCCCAGGTGCACTACGTCGGCGTCGGCATGGACCTGTCCAAAACGGGCTGGACCTTCGACGGGGCCAACCTCGTGGCCGCCCGCCATCTGCGCATGGCCTATCTCTGGGACCGCGTGCGGGTGCGCGGCGGCGCGTACGGCGCCTTCTGCGCCCTGGACCGGCTGGCGGGACAGATCGTCTTCGTCTCCTACCGCGACCCCAATACCGACGCCACGATAGACACCTTCCGCCAGGCCGGGCGCTACCTCCTGGAGGCGAACCTGGACGCCGAGGAGATGACCCGGGCCGTCATCGGCACCATCGGCGACATCGACGCCCACATGCTGCCCGACGCCAAGGGACACGTGGCCATGGTGCGCCGGCTCGTGGGCGATACGCCGGAGATCCGCGCCGCCATGCGCGGCCAGGTGCTTTCGGCCAGCATCCGGCAGTTCCGGGAATTCGGCGAGGCCCTCGAGGCCGCGGCCAAGGACGCCGCCATCGTGGTCCTCGGCCCCACCCCGTCCCTCGACGCCCTGTCCGTGCCGAACCTGTCGCGGCTGGACGTGCTGTAA
- a CDS encoding OmpA family protein produces the protein MNKKLQILLVAVVTLLLGFSGPAMAKKQVPKVDNFIYFIDHSSSMAFSYKGQRYVQFGGVSKIMMAKSLARELNKMTPELGYKAGLYTFAPYKEYAAMAPYSQATLGAAIEKISTDYSVYGRMTPMGRGLEDLDKLPLSTLSGKTGVFIFSDGDSNCGVDPVAVAQSLKAKYGDNLCFYIVDLSDSKHGQQVLKAIAAMGKCNCIELGEELLRNEAARERFLECALYEWIEDEIVVFRSIYFDFDKYNIKPEFVPVLEEGTAIIKSKPTMKVILEGNTDSIGTPQYNMKLGQRRADSVKAFFVKKGIDASRIEAISLGLTDPVATNKTAQGRALNRRCVIKFKNM, from the coding sequence ATGAACAAGAAACTTCAGATTTTGCTGGTGGCCGTGGTCACCTTGCTGCTGGGATTCAGCGGCCCGGCCATGGCGAAGAAGCAGGTTCCCAAGGTCGATAACTTCATCTATTTTATCGACCATTCGAGCTCCATGGCCTTCTCCTACAAGGGGCAGCGCTATGTGCAGTTCGGCGGTGTCTCTAAGATCATGATGGCCAAGTCCCTGGCCCGTGAGCTCAACAAGATGACCCCCGAGCTCGGCTACAAGGCCGGCCTGTACACCTTCGCCCCGTACAAAGAGTACGCCGCGATGGCTCCCTACAGCCAGGCCACCCTGGGCGCCGCTATCGAGAAGATCTCCACCGACTACAGCGTCTACGGCCGCATGACCCCCATGGGCCGTGGCCTGGAAGACCTGGACAAGCTGCCGCTGTCCACCCTGTCCGGCAAGACCGGCGTGTTCATCTTCTCTGACGGCGACTCCAACTGCGGCGTCGACCCGGTTGCCGTTGCCCAGTCCCTGAAGGCCAAATACGGCGACAACCTGTGCTTCTACATCGTCGACCTGTCCGACAGCAAGCATGGCCAGCAGGTGCTCAAGGCCATCGCCGCCATGGGCAAGTGCAACTGCATCGAGCTCGGCGAAGAGCTGCTGCGCAACGAAGCCGCCCGCGAGCGCTTCCTTGAGTGCGCCCTGTACGAGTGGATCGAAGACGAAATCGTCGTCTTCCGCAGCATCTACTTCGACTTCGACAAGTACAACATCAAGCCCGAATTCGTGCCCGTCCTCGAGGAAGGCACCGCCATCATCAAGTCCAAGCCGACCATGAAGGTTATCCTCGAAGGTAACACCGACAGCATCGGCACCCCGCAGTACAACATGAAGCTCGGCCAGCGCCGCGCCGACTCCGTCAAGGCCTTCTTCGTGAAGAAGGGCATCGACGCCAGCCGCATCGAGGCCATCAGCCTCGGCCTGACCGATCCGGTCGCCACCAACAAGACCGCTCAGGGCCGCGCCCTGAACCGCCGGTGCGTGATCAAGTTCAAGAATATGTAA
- a CDS encoding LysM peptidoglycan-binding domain-containing protein, with protein sequence MPSARTCIAFAFVLAVLPVAAWAGVNIYPADGPAPTLHVEEPKPLEYKVRKGDSVAAIAKKFSINSKELMQANKLTDPRKLKAGQTLKIPGKNAAPAPAAVPAVATKSAPADTKPAKTVAAAPAPAAPVVADAAARKAGKKGMIVDPGVDESAPVKGRKGKKGKYAPAPVVAAPPIEVTEKMRSSFGKTGVITNNTDVPQNIRDEFLVYAKKWVDELDRLGVGTITNKKIKQVGDHWEASYRVIVRESLGAEVKRVQYTHTPYVGHITYMQRVYTCDAPTKQAALAGPYTSKDENIREIFSYSAKKKAWR encoded by the coding sequence ATGCCAAGCGCCAGAACCTGTATCGCCTTCGCGTTCGTTCTCGCCGTCCTTCCCGTCGCCGCCTGGGCCGGCGTCAACATCTACCCCGCTGATGGTCCCGCCCCCACGCTCCACGTGGAAGAGCCCAAGCCGCTGGAATACAAAGTCCGCAAGGGTGACTCCGTGGCGGCTATCGCCAAAAAATTTTCCATCAACTCCAAGGAGTTGATGCAGGCCAACAAGCTGACCGATCCGCGTAAGCTCAAGGCCGGACAGACGCTCAAAATCCCGGGAAAAAACGCCGCTCCCGCCCCGGCCGCCGTGCCCGCCGTCGCGACGAAAAGCGCTCCCGCCGACACTAAGCCGGCCAAAACGGTCGCGGCGGCTCCCGCGCCCGCCGCGCCTGTCGTTGCCGATGCCGCCGCGCGCAAGGCCGGCAAGAAAGGCATGATTGTCGACCCGGGCGTGGATGAAAGCGCCCCGGTCAAAGGCAGGAAGGGCAAGAAGGGCAAATATGCCCCCGCCCCCGTGGTTGCGGCGCCGCCCATCGAAGTCACCGAAAAGATGCGATCCTCCTTCGGCAAGACCGGCGTCATCACGAACAATACCGACGTGCCGCAAAACATCCGCGACGAATTTCTGGTCTATGCCAAGAAGTGGGTGGATGAGCTCGACAGACTCGGCGTCGGCACCATCACCAACAAGAAGATCAAGCAGGTCGGCGACCACTGGGAAGCCAGCTACCGGGTCATCGTCCGGGAATCGCTCGGCGCGGAGGTCAAACGCGTGCAGTACACGCACACCCCGTATGTGGGCCACATCACCTACATGCAGCGTGTCTACACCTGCGATGCGCCGACCAAACAGGCGGCCCTGGCCGGGCCGTACACGTCCAAAGACGAGAACATCCGCGAGATTTTCAGCTACTCCGCCAAGAAGAAAGCCTGGCGCTAG